The following proteins are encoded in a genomic region of Rhinoraja longicauda isolate Sanriku21f chromosome 14, sRhiLon1.1, whole genome shotgun sequence:
- the LOC144599984 gene encoding actin-1-like isoform X2 — MMANPAVIIDNGSGLCKSGIVGDSIPTSVVPSVVGCSRAAKGARNANLKDYYVGKAAQARREVLSLKYPIERGVVTSWEEMEMIWRYIYGFELRVKPKERPVLLTAAPLTPFLNRERMAEIMFEGFSVPAMYVAIPATLALYSSGRTRGVVLDSGYGITDAVPIYEGYYLPDAVQRLHLAGSDITECLWRLLLENGHSFAEKVEADVIQDIMEKLCHVSLDCKVESNKPAEEIQREYRLPDGTQVLISNELFRAPELLFAPESPGLKDTGIDKLLLNSIAKCEPRLHKELSSNMLLAGGCTMLPGMEERLLKELKLCTPTEVPIKVTAPPERNYSVWMGASILTSLSSFKHMWITLNDYNDFGPSVVNKRCF, encoded by the coding sequence ATGATGGCCAATCCTGCCGTGATCATAGACAATGGGTCTGGGCTGTGTAAATCTGGCATCGTTGGTGACAGCATCCCCACCTCAGTCGTGCCATCGGTTGTCGGCTGCTCCAGAGCTGCCAAGGGGGCACGGAATGCCAACCTAAAGGACTATTACGTTGGCAAAGCTGCCCAAGCCAGAAGGGAAGTCTTGAGTTTGAAGTATCCAATTGAACGTGGCGTGGTGACCTCCTGGGAGGAGATGGAGATGATTTGGAGGTACATCTACGGCTTTGAACTGCGTGTAAAACCCAAAGAAAGGCCAGTCTTGCTGACTGCTGCCCCACTAACTCCGTTCTTAAATAGAGAAAGGATGGCTGAAATCATGTTTGAAGGCTTCTCTGTGCCAGCCATGTACGTGGCTATTCCAGCTACCTTGGCACTATATTCATCAGGTCGCACTCGTGGTGTGGTCTTGGACAGTGGCTACGGAATAACTGATGCTGTGCCCATCTACGAAGGGTATTACCTCCCAGATGCGGTTCAGCGGCTCCATCTGGCAGGTAGTGATATCACCGAATGCCTTTGGAGACTTCTGTTGGAGAACGGCCACTCTTTTGCAGAAAAGGTAGAGGCAGATGTAATCCAGGACATCATGGAGAAACTGTGCCACGTTTCCCTGGATTGCAAAGTTGAGAGCAATAAACCAGCAGAGGAAATACAACGTGAGTACCGGTTGCCTGATGGGACCCAGGTTCTGATCTCAAATGAGCTCTTCAGAGCACCAGAGTTGCTTTTTGCACCAGAGAGCCCAGGTCTGAAAGATACTGGCATTGACAAGCTGCTGTTAAACAGCATTGCAAAATGTGAGCCTCGGCTGCATAAAGAACTGTCCAGTAATATGCTGCTCGCTGGTGGCTGCACAATGCTGCCAGGAATGGAGGAACGGCTACTGAAGGAGCTGAAGCTATGCACACCCACCGAGGTCCCCATCAAAGTCACTGCCCCACCAGAGAGGAACTACTCTGTCTGGATGGGAGCCTCAATCTTAACAAGCTTGTCATCCTTTAAGCATATGTGGATTACTCTCAACGATTACAATGACTTTGGGCCGTCTGTCGTGAACAAGAGATGTTTTTAA
- the LOC144599984 gene encoding actin-1-like isoform X1 translates to MIQVQQKDYYVGKAAQARREVLSLKYPIERGVVTSWEEMEMIWRYIYGFELRVKPKERPVLLTAAPLTPFLNRERMAEIMFEGFSVPAMYVAIPATLALYSSGRTRGVVLDSGYGITDAVPIYEGYYLPDAVQRLHLAGSDITECLWRLLLENGHSFAEKVEADVIQDIMEKLCHVSLDCKVESNKPAEEIQREYRLPDGTQVLISNELFRAPELLFAPESPGLKDTGIDKLLLNSIAKCEPRLHKELSSNMLLAGGCTMLPGMEERLLKELKLCTPTEVPIKVTAPPERNYSVWMGASILTSLSSFKHMWITLNDYNDFGPSVVNKRCF, encoded by the exons ATGATTCAAGTCCAGCAGAAG GACTATTACGTTGGCAAAGCTGCCCAAGCCAGAAGGGAAGTCTTGAGTTTGAAGTATCCAATTGAACGTGGCGTGGTGACCTCCTGGGAGGAGATGGAGATGATTTGGAGGTACATCTACGGCTTTGAACTGCGTGTAAAACCCAAAGAAAGGCCAGTCTTGCTGACTGCTGCCCCACTAACTCCGTTCTTAAATAGAGAAAGGATGGCTGAAATCATGTTTGAAGGCTTCTCTGTGCCAGCCATGTACGTGGCTATTCCAGCTACCTTGGCACTATATTCATCAGGTCGCACTCGTGGTGTGGTCTTGGACAGTGGCTACGGAATAACTGATGCTGTGCCCATCTACGAAGGGTATTACCTCCCAGATGCGGTTCAGCGGCTCCATCTGGCAGGTAGTGATATCACCGAATGCCTTTGGAGACTTCTGTTGGAGAACGGCCACTCTTTTGCAGAAAAGGTAGAGGCAGATGTAATCCAGGACATCATGGAGAAACTGTGCCACGTTTCCCTGGATTGCAAAGTTGAGAGCAATAAACCAGCAGAGGAAATACAACGTGAGTACCGGTTGCCTGATGGGACCCAGGTTCTGATCTCAAATGAGCTCTTCAGAGCACCAGAGTTGCTTTTTGCACCAGAGAGCCCAGGTCTGAAAGATACTGGCATTGACAAGCTGCTGTTAAACAGCATTGCAAAATGTGAGCCTCGGCTGCATAAAGAACTGTCCAGTAATATGCTGCTCGCTGGTGGCTGCACAATGCTGCCAGGAATGGAGGAACGGCTACTGAAGGAGCTGAAGCTATGCACACCCACCGAGGTCCCCATCAAAGTCACTGCCCCACCAGAGAGGAACTACTCTGTCTGGATGGGAGCCTCAATCTTAACAAGCTTGTCATCCTTTAAGCATATGTGGATTACTCTCAACGATTACAATGACTTTGGGCCGTCTGTCGTGAACAAGAGATGTTTTTAA